A part of Solea solea chromosome 8, fSolSol10.1, whole genome shotgun sequence genomic DNA contains:
- the b3galt8 gene encoding beta-1,3-galactosyltransferase 2, with amino-acid sequence MRRALHCWTLVKLLGVSAVLVLSVHVLLKTKDVPRSPRPLTDAEFALVSPLTYRFVHNQPAVCARSPAPFLLFLVPVSPQEAEARGAIRRTWSSPSAPPSPHEETLTTLTLFFMGVTEDRGQVSSLQEESTRHSDIIQMDFLDTYQNLTVKTVMMMNWASTFCPNASYVMKVDADIFVNVFFLLPWLRNAPRRGFIAGSVIGDGRPRRDRNSKWSLTEDQFPEDRFPPYVSGAGYVLSADLASRIAWASRFVRVVPLEDVYVGLCLRVLGVRPSYALAGFTLRNLFEIRNLEYDRCVFSRLIIVNGFKPGKLLRAWQDFSTRHNSC; translated from the exons ATGAGGAGAGCACTTCACTGCTGGACGTTAGTGAAGTTACTCGGTGTCTCCGCTGTCCTCGTGCTGTCCGTCCACGTCCTCCTGAAGACCAAAGATGTCCCCCGGTCTCCGCGTCCACTCACGGACGCCGAGTTCGCGCTCGTTTCGCCGCTAACTTACCGCTTCGTCCACAACCAGCCCGCGGTGTGCGCGCGCTCTCCCGCGCCCTTCCTGCTCTTCCTGGTCCCGGTGTCTCCTCAGGAGGCTGAAGCCAGAGGAGCCATCAGGAGAACATGGAGTtctccttctgctcctccttctcctcacgaGGAGACGCTGACGACACTCACTCTCTTCTTCATGGGCgtcacagaggacagaggacaggtgtcCAGCCTGCAGGAGGAGAGCACGAGACACTCTGACATCATCCAGATGGACTTCCTG GACACTTACCAGAACCTGACGGTGAagacggtgatgatgatgaactggGCGTCCACGTTCTGTCCCAACGCCTCCTACGTCATGAAGGTGGACGCTGACATCTTCGTCAACGTCTTCTTCCTGCTGCCGTGGCTGAGGAACGCGCCGCGCCGCGGCTTCATCGCGGGCTCGGTGATCGGCGACGGGCGACCGCGGCGGGACAGGAACAGTAAGTGGTCTCTGACGGAGGACCAGTTCCCCGAGGACCGCTTCCCTCCGTACGTGTCCGGCGCCGGCTACGTTCTGTCCGCCGACCTGGCCTCCAGGATCGCCTGGGCATCCAGGTTCGTGCGCGTGGTCCCTCTGGAGGACGTGTACGTGGGTCTGTGCCTGCGCGTGCTGGGCGTGCGGCCGTCGTACGCCCTCGCCGGGTTCACGCTTAGGAATCTGTTTGAGATCAGGAACCTGGAGTACGACCGCTGCGTCTTCTCCAGACTCATCATCGTCAACGGTTTCAAGCCCGGGAAGCTGCTGCGGGCGTGGCAGGATTTCTCCACGCGTCACAACAGCTGCTGA